Proteins encoded by one window of Acidipropionibacterium virtanenii:
- the ctaD gene encoding cytochrome c oxidase subunit I, protein MSTSVANRTSTVARPDASTGERRQIGKLVWDYMTTTDHKKIGRLYFLTTFFFFCFGGILALIIRAELAFPGMQFVHYETFNQLFTMHGTIMLLMFATPLFSGFANYIMPLQIGAPDVAFPRLNMFAYWIYLFGSLIACSGFLTPGGAASFGWFAYAPLSNAINTPGVGGDLWIMGLYLLGLSSILGSVNFITTIITLRTPGMTMFRMPIFCWNILVTSIMVIMVFPVLSAGLLVLESDRLLGTHIFDAANGGPILWQHLFWFFGHPEVYIIAIPFFGIVTEVLPVFSRKPVFGYVGLVFATLAIGGLSMSVWAHHMFVTGAVSLPFFSFMTFTIAVPTGVKFFNWIGTMWGGSISFDTPMLFAIGFLVTFLFGGLTGVILASPPMDFNVSDTYFVVAHFHYVLFGTVVFAMFAGYYYWWPKITGHMLDETWGKIHFWTLFVGFHTTFLVQHWLGVEGMQRRIADYGAWEGFTTLNQVSTFGAFLLGISMLPFMWNVWITHKKPRIEVDDPWGWGRSLEWITTCPPPPHNFDHMIRVRSASPAFDAAHPELLEDSGAITDESDEPRELIHSGRREEDR, encoded by the coding sequence GTGAGCACCTCAGTCGCGAACAGGACCTCGACGGTCGCACGCCCCGACGCGTCAACCGGAGAGCGGCGCCAGATCGGCAAACTCGTCTGGGACTACATGACCACCACCGATCACAAGAAGATCGGCAGGCTCTACTTCCTCACCACATTCTTCTTCTTCTGCTTCGGCGGCATCCTCGCCCTCATCATCCGGGCTGAGCTGGCATTCCCCGGAATGCAGTTCGTCCACTACGAGACGTTCAACCAGCTCTTCACGATGCACGGCACGATCATGCTGCTGATGTTCGCGACGCCGCTGTTCTCAGGTTTCGCGAACTACATCATGCCGCTGCAGATCGGTGCCCCCGACGTCGCCTTCCCGCGGCTCAACATGTTCGCCTACTGGATCTACCTGTTCGGCTCCCTGATCGCCTGCTCGGGATTCCTCACCCCCGGCGGAGCGGCAAGCTTCGGCTGGTTCGCCTACGCCCCGCTGTCGAACGCCATCAACACCCCCGGGGTCGGCGGGGATCTGTGGATCATGGGCCTCTACCTGCTCGGCCTGTCGTCGATCCTCGGCTCGGTGAACTTCATCACGACCATCATCACGCTGCGCACCCCCGGCATGACGATGTTCCGGATGCCCATCTTCTGCTGGAACATCCTGGTCACCTCGATCATGGTGATCATGGTGTTCCCGGTGCTGTCCGCCGGGCTGCTTGTCCTCGAGTCCGACCGGTTGCTGGGCACCCATATCTTCGACGCCGCGAACGGCGGGCCGATCCTGTGGCAGCACCTCTTCTGGTTCTTCGGTCACCCCGAGGTGTACATCATCGCCATCCCCTTCTTCGGCATCGTCACCGAGGTGCTGCCGGTGTTCAGCCGCAAGCCGGTGTTCGGCTATGTCGGCCTCGTCTTCGCGACACTGGCCATCGGCGGCCTGTCGATGTCGGTGTGGGCCCATCACATGTTCGTGACCGGGGCCGTGTCGTTGCCCTTCTTCTCGTTCATGACCTTCACCATCGCAGTGCCGACCGGCGTGAAATTCTTCAACTGGATCGGAACGATGTGGGGCGGGTCGATCAGCTTCGACACGCCGATGCTCTTCGCCATCGGGTTCCTCGTCACCTTCCTGTTCGGCGGCCTCACCGGCGTGATCCTGGCCAGCCCTCCGATGGACTTCAACGTCTCCGACACCTACTTCGTGGTGGCCCACTTCCACTACGTGCTGTTCGGCACCGTGGTCTTCGCGATGTTCGCCGGCTACTACTACTGGTGGCCCAAGATCACCGGGCACATGCTCGACGAGACCTGGGGCAAGATCCATTTCTGGACCCTCTTCGTGGGCTTCCACACCACCTTCCTCGTCCAGCACTGGCTGGGCGTCGAGGGCATGCAGCGGCGCATCGCCGACTACGGCGCATGGGAGGGATTCACCACGCTCAACCAGGTGTCGACCTTCGGGGCCTTCCTGCTGGGGATCTCCATGCTGCCCTTCATGTGGAACGTGTGGATCACCCATAAGAAGCCCAGGATCGAGGTGGACGACCCGTGGGGCTGGGGACGCAGCCTGGAATGGATCACCACCTGCCCGCCGCCGCCCCACAACTTCGACCACATGATCCGGGTCCGCTCGGC
- the coxB gene encoding cytochrome c oxidase subunit II, protein MENLWTGAWIAALAVGVLVWGLIIFALIRFRRRSGDPEIPRQTRYHLPMEVLYTMVPFLIIGVLFFYTVRTQNSVMAKDATPDHTINVVGQKWSWTFNYMEAGNPDAGAVTTHESGTIESIPDLYLPLNKSVRFHLDSADVIHSFWVPAFYFKMDVIPGHPNQFDITPTKAGVFDGKCAEFCGTYHANMLFKVHVVPEAEYNAHLKKLKAEGKTGEVKAAKSVAALSTPSAAEKGSEPK, encoded by the coding sequence ATGGAGAACCTGTGGACCGGAGCATGGATCGCGGCGCTGGCCGTGGGCGTGCTGGTCTGGGGCCTCATCATCTTCGCGCTCATCAGGTTCCGGCGCCGCTCGGGGGATCCCGAGATCCCCCGCCAGACCCGCTACCACCTCCCGATGGAGGTGCTGTACACGATGGTGCCGTTCCTCATCATCGGGGTGCTGTTCTTCTACACGGTGCGCACCCAGAACTCGGTGATGGCCAAAGATGCCACACCCGACCACACCATCAACGTCGTCGGTCAGAAGTGGTCATGGACCTTCAACTACATGGAGGCCGGCAACCCCGACGCGGGCGCCGTCACCACCCATGAGAGCGGTACGATCGAGAGCATTCCCGATCTGTACCTGCCGCTGAACAAGTCGGTCCGGTTCCACCTCGACTCCGCCGACGTCATCCATTCCTTCTGGGTGCCCGCCTTCTACTTCAAGATGGACGTCATTCCCGGCCATCCGAACCAGTTCGATATCACCCCGACGAAGGCCGGCGTATTCGATGGGAAGTGCGCCGAGTTCTGCGGTACCTACCACGCCAACATGCTGTTCAAGGTGCATGTGGTGCCGGAGGCCGAGTACAACGCGCACCTCAAGAAGCTCAAGGCCGAGGGGAAGACCGGCGAAGTGAAGGCGGCGAAGTCGGTTGCGGCCCTGTCCACTCCCTCCGCGGCTGAGAAAGGAAGTGAGCCGAAGTGA
- a CDS encoding HesB/IscA family protein → MTDTLNEAPAAEGIILTDTAAAKVKALLDQEGRDDLALRLAVQPGGCSGLRYQLFFDERHLEGDVVRNWGDVQVVTDRMSAPYLTGATIDFMDTIEKQGFTIDNPNATGTCACGDSFH, encoded by the coding sequence ATGACCGACACTCTCAATGAGGCCCCCGCAGCGGAGGGCATCATCCTCACCGACACCGCGGCCGCCAAGGTCAAGGCCCTGCTCGACCAGGAGGGGCGCGACGATCTCGCGCTGCGCCTGGCCGTCCAGCCCGGAGGATGCTCCGGACTGCGATACCAGCTCTTCTTCGACGAGCGTCATCTCGAGGGCGATGTGGTGCGCAACTGGGGCGACGTTCAGGTCGTCACCGATCGGATGAGCGCCCCCTACCTCACCGGCGCCACCATCGACTTCATGGACACGATCGAGAAGCAGGGGTTCACCATCGACAACCCCAACGCGACCGGCACCTGCGCCTGCGGCGACTCCTTCCACTGA
- a CDS encoding glycerate kinase has protein sequence MTDAWSCLSSRQVGTALGRAWAGLGDEVAVIPMGKAGDGFQRALADLPEAGRVDLIAPEFPAAGEDQWSADSAPLGHRLAELPVEPGRHQVIELAEAPWRDGGRGMIAYLRGHGHLLGAGRWPGPLTLVTTSDQACLELTGLRGVVSVEGRAEGMDPARMLSLDQDLCDWARELTGDADAGAAPGTGAAGGIGLAISALGGRITTGPRLLLDLAGARRSAAEADLVVTGCEELNFGTLGGEVVAEVLELAEPLGVPVIAVPLASEVSARELRQAGLEAATPLDCGPVTGPQGLPAITAAAGPVARTWHW, from the coding sequence GTGACCGACGCCTGGAGCTGCCTCAGCTCCAGGCAGGTCGGTACCGCACTGGGGAGGGCATGGGCCGGCCTCGGCGATGAGGTCGCCGTCATCCCCATGGGGAAGGCGGGCGACGGGTTCCAGCGCGCCCTGGCCGATCTTCCGGAGGCCGGCCGCGTCGACCTGATCGCCCCGGAGTTCCCGGCTGCCGGGGAGGATCAGTGGTCCGCCGATTCCGCTCCTCTGGGGCATCGTCTCGCCGAGCTGCCGGTCGAACCCGGACGGCACCAGGTGATCGAACTCGCGGAGGCGCCCTGGCGCGACGGGGGCCGAGGGATGATCGCGTACCTCCGCGGCCATGGCCACCTTCTCGGGGCAGGACGCTGGCCCGGCCCACTCACCCTCGTCACCACCTCGGACCAGGCATGTCTAGAACTCACCGGGCTGCGTGGAGTCGTCTCCGTGGAGGGGCGTGCCGAGGGGATGGATCCCGCGCGGATGCTGTCGTTGGATCAGGACCTGTGCGACTGGGCCCGTGAACTGACCGGTGATGCGGATGCGGGCGCGGCCCCCGGAACCGGCGCAGCCGGAGGCATCGGGCTGGCGATTTCAGCTCTTGGCGGACGGATCACGACCGGGCCCCGGCTGCTGCTGGATCTCGCGGGTGCCCGACGCAGTGCCGCCGAGGCGGATCTGGTGGTCACCGGCTGCGAGGAACTGAATTTCGGAACACTCGGCGGCGAGGTCGTCGCCGAGGTCCTGGAGCTTGCTGAACCGCTGGGCGTACCGGTCATCGCAGTCCCCCTGGCCAGCGAGGTCTCGGCCCGCGAGCTGCGCCAGGCCGGCCTGGAGGCGGCCACGCCGCTGGACTGCGGCCCGGTGACCGGGCCCCAAGGGCTGCCGGCCATCACGGCGGCGGCCGGACCGGTCGCACGGACCTGGCACTGGTAG
- the pspAA gene encoding PspA-associated protein PspAA has product MIIRIMGEGQWDVPDSALSELNTIDGHVEHAVAGGVQAELTEALTRLAATVREHGRQVPDDEIIDSDLIVPDVNATVEEVSVLLADSNSGEGLIPG; this is encoded by the coding sequence ATGATCATCCGAATCATGGGCGAGGGACAGTGGGACGTCCCCGATTCCGCCCTCTCCGAGCTGAACACGATCGACGGGCACGTGGAGCACGCCGTGGCCGGCGGCGTCCAGGCCGAACTCACCGAGGCCCTCACGCGCCTTGCCGCCACCGTCCGCGAGCACGGTCGGCAGGTTCCCGACGACGAGATCATCGACTCCGACCTCATCGTTCCCGACGTCAACGCCACCGTCGAGGAGGTCTCCGTCCTCCTCGCCGACAGCAACTCGGGGGAGGGCCTGATCCCCGGGTGA
- a CDS encoding PspA/IM30 family protein, whose product MAGIFERFSTIFRSKANKAMDKMEDPRETLDYSYQKQLDMLQKVRRGVADVATSRKRIELQANQLNGEIDKMQRSAQRALEQGREDLAREALTRKAGLQSQLNDLQTQHATLQAEEEKLIRGSQRLQARVDAFRTKKETIKASYSAAEAQTRINEAFTGLSEEMGDVGMAIQRAEDKTMELQARAGAVDELIASGAIEDPTQTRQDDITAELDALASDSSVESELSALKAQIGAGGDEARPELEPGQQPGATQQSGTARQVGGSQEDQK is encoded by the coding sequence ATGGCAGGAATTTTCGAGCGATTCTCGACGATCTTCCGCTCCAAGGCCAACAAGGCCATGGACAAGATGGAAGATCCTCGCGAGACGCTGGACTACTCATATCAGAAGCAGCTGGACATGCTGCAGAAGGTTCGTCGCGGGGTCGCCGATGTGGCGACCAGCCGTAAGAGGATCGAGCTGCAGGCCAACCAGCTCAATGGTGAGATCGACAAGATGCAGCGCTCCGCCCAGCGCGCCCTCGAACAGGGCCGCGAGGATCTTGCCCGCGAGGCCCTGACCCGCAAGGCCGGGCTCCAGAGCCAGCTCAACGACCTCCAGACCCAGCACGCGACCCTGCAGGCCGAGGAGGAGAAACTCATCCGGGGTTCTCAGCGTCTCCAGGCCCGGGTCGACGCCTTCCGCACCAAGAAGGAGACCATCAAGGCCAGCTACTCGGCCGCCGAGGCCCAGACCCGCATCAACGAGGCCTTCACCGGTCTCAGCGAGGAGATGGGCGACGTCGGCATGGCCATCCAGCGGGCCGAGGACAAGACGATGGAGCTCCAGGCCCGGGCCGGCGCCGTCGACGAGCTGATCGCCTCCGGAGCCATCGAGGACCCGACGCAGACCCGCCAGGACGACATCACGGCCGAACTCGACGCCCTGGCCTCCGACTCCTCGGTCGAGTCGGAGCTCTCGGCGCTCAAGGCTCAGATCGGTGCGGGTGGCGATGAGGCCCGTCCCGAGCTGGAACCCGGCCAGCAGCCGGGCGCCACGCAGCAATCAGGCACCGCACGACAGGTCGGCGGCTCACAGGAGGACCAGAAATGA
- a CDS encoding DUF3043 domain-containing protein, with protein sequence MGLFRPYKQGQTETETVKGSGQQESGSTGAQADDRRPEQAEAPAEETAQPHGRSAKTGPTPTRAQAEAARMARLHPNLSRKEVRRRDRRAREQRRLSSLESLEKRPERAMIRDYVDSRRTFGEYIMPIFLIIMAAWLAIIMFLPEQIVLVNLLSLVMLLTMIGWGIDTWRLWRGVRKELAARFPQVPRKGLLSYLNNRVMTPRRWRNPAPAVERGGAARTPKG encoded by the coding sequence GTGGGACTCTTCCGCCCGTACAAGCAGGGCCAGACCGAGACCGAGACCGTCAAGGGCTCCGGACAGCAGGAGTCCGGAAGCACCGGCGCCCAGGCCGATGACCGCAGGCCCGAACAGGCAGAAGCCCCCGCCGAGGAGACGGCTCAGCCGCACGGCAGGAGCGCCAAGACCGGGCCGACGCCCACCCGTGCGCAGGCCGAGGCCGCCCGGATGGCCAGGCTCCATCCGAACCTGAGCCGCAAGGAGGTCCGACGGCGGGACCGCCGGGCCCGTGAGCAGCGTCGGCTCTCCAGCCTCGAGTCGCTGGAGAAGCGCCCGGAGCGTGCCATGATCCGCGACTACGTCGACTCGCGCCGCACCTTCGGCGAGTACATCATGCCGATCTTCCTGATCATCATGGCCGCGTGGCTGGCGATCATCATGTTCCTGCCCGAGCAGATCGTCCTGGTCAATCTCCTCTCCCTGGTGATGCTCCTCACGATGATCGGGTGGGGGATCGACACCTGGCGGCTGTGGCGAGGAGTCAGGAAGGAACTCGCCGCGAGGTTCCCACAGGTACCCCGCAAGGGTCTGCTGAGCTACCTCAACAACCGGGTCATGACCCCACGCCGCTGGCGCAACCCCGCCCCGGCCGTGGAGCGCGGTGGCGCCGCGCGCACTCCCAAGGGCTGA
- the sucB gene encoding 2-oxoglutarate dehydrogenase, E2 component, dihydrolipoamide succinyltransferase → MSTEVTLPALGESVTEGTVSRWLKSVGDTVEADEPLLEVSTDKVDTEVPSPVSGTLLEIRVNEDDEAEVGSVLAVIGDPSDAPEPAAPEPAPAAPEPAPEPEPAAAPAAPTGAKGTEVTLPALGESVTEGTVSRWLKSVGDTVEADEPLLEVSTDKVDTEVPSPVSGTLLEIRVNEDDEAEVGSVLAVIGDASDAPEPAAPEPEPAAPEPEPAAPEPAPAPAPAPAPDEPESATPTPATPPSAGANEVAPRATSPSADVYVTPLVRKLAKENGIDLSTLTGTGVGGRIRKQDVLAAAEKAKAPAPAAAAAPAPSAPAPAAGSAKAAAQAVSPEAVALRGTTEKMSRLRKVIASRMVESLRVSAQLTATVEVDMTAISRIRKAEKAAFKAREGVGLSYLPFITKALVEALKQNPKFNARIDTEAGKITYGATENVGIAVDTPRGLVVPVIKNAGDLNIAGLAHQIGDLAARTRDNKVTPDELSGGTFTITNYGSAGALFDTPIVNQPEVAILGTGALVKRPVVVTNEFGEDTIAIRDMMYLSLSYDHRLIDGAVAARFLSGVKNRLEEGDFAGEF, encoded by the coding sequence ATGTCGACCGAAGTCACCCTCCCAGCACTCGGCGAATCAGTCACCGAGGGCACCGTGTCCCGCTGGCTCAAGTCCGTCGGAGACACCGTCGAGGCCGACGAGCCACTTCTCGAGGTGTCCACCGACAAGGTCGACACCGAGGTCCCCTCCCCCGTCTCCGGCACCCTCCTGGAGATCCGGGTCAACGAGGACGACGAGGCCGAGGTCGGCTCCGTCCTGGCCGTCATCGGCGATCCCTCCGACGCCCCCGAACCGGCCGCACCCGAACCCGCACCGGCCGCACCAGAGCCCGCCCCCGAACCCGAACCCGCTGCCGCACCGGCCGCACCCACGGGCGCGAAGGGCACTGAGGTGACTCTCCCGGCCCTCGGCGAATCAGTCACCGAGGGCACCGTGTCCCGCTGGCTCAAGTCCGTCGGAGACACCGTCGAGGCCGACGAGCCACTTCTCGAGGTGTCCACCGACAAGGTCGACACCGAGGTCCCCTCCCCCGTCTCCGGCACCCTCCTGGAGATCCGGGTCAACGAGGACGACGAGGCCGAGGTCGGCTCCGTCCTGGCCGTCATCGGCGATGCCTCCGACGCCCCCGAACCGGCCGCACCCGAACCCGAACCGGCCGCACCCGAGCCCGAACCGGCCGCACCCGAGCCCGCACCGGCACCGGCACCGGCACCGGCACCGGACGAGCCTGAATCCGCCACCCCGACTCCTGCCACGCCGCCCTCGGCCGGCGCCAATGAGGTGGCCCCCCGTGCCACCAGCCCCTCGGCCGACGTCTACGTCACCCCTCTGGTGCGCAAGCTCGCCAAGGAGAACGGCATCGACCTGTCCACCCTGACCGGAACGGGCGTCGGCGGTCGGATCCGGAAGCAGGACGTCCTGGCTGCAGCCGAGAAGGCCAAGGCACCCGCACCGGCCGCAGCGGCTGCACCCGCGCCGAGCGCACCCGCGCCGGCCGCCGGATCCGCCAAGGCGGCGGCCCAGGCGGTCTCCCCGGAGGCCGTCGCACTGCGCGGGACCACCGAGAAGATGAGCCGACTGCGCAAGGTGATCGCCTCCCGGATGGTCGAGTCGCTGCGCGTCTCGGCCCAGCTCACGGCGACGGTCGAGGTCGACATGACCGCGATCTCGCGGATCCGCAAGGCCGAGAAGGCTGCCTTCAAGGCCAGGGAGGGGGTCGGGCTGTCCTACCTGCCCTTCATCACCAAGGCTCTGGTCGAGGCACTCAAGCAGAACCCGAAGTTCAACGCCCGGATCGACACCGAGGCCGGGAAGATCACCTACGGCGCCACGGAGAACGTCGGGATCGCGGTCGACACCCCGCGCGGCCTGGTGGTCCCGGTGATCAAGAACGCCGGAGACCTCAACATCGCCGGCCTCGCCCACCAGATCGGCGACCTGGCAGCCCGCACCCGCGACAACAAGGTGACCCCCGATGAGCTGTCCGGTGGCACCTTCACCATCACCAACTACGGTTCGGCAGGGGCCCTGTTCGACACCCCGATCGTCAACCAGCCCGAGGTCGCCATCCTGGGCACCGGCGCGCTGGTGAAGCGCCCCGTCGTGGTCACCAACGAGTTCGGCGAGGACACGATCGCGATCCGCGACATGATGTACCTCTCACTGAGCTACGATCACCGTCTCATCGACGGGGCGGTGGCGGCCCGCTTCCTCAGCGGCGTCAAGAACAGGCTGGAGGAGGGCGATTTCGCAGGCGAGTTCTGA
- the lipB gene encoding lipoyl(octanoyl) transferase LipB, whose protein sequence is MRAVSVQESGADLGPKQSPTPQPVTPTDADGHRPQGWVDHPQGLEFEYLGIAGTPPIRTEYRWCWEHQRRIHALVAAHEIPDTVIYVEHDPVYTAGRRTPREAYPFDGTPVVPVDRGGEITWHGPGQLVGYPIVFLQRGIGVVDYVRRVEEAIIRLLAGYGLRCGRVPGRTGVWFPSDGHGPERKICAIGIRVSRQTALHGFALNIDPDTAGFDNIIPCGIADADVTTVARELRRVHGPATPVPSLVEVAHRLEPVLAELLAFGPYTMSPDIPRRSHPAFLHPLGE, encoded by the coding sequence GTGAGAGCCGTGAGCGTGCAGGAATCCGGGGCCGATCTCGGCCCGAAGCAGTCGCCGACCCCTCAGCCCGTCACCCCGACGGACGCAGACGGGCATCGCCCGCAGGGGTGGGTGGACCATCCCCAGGGCCTGGAGTTCGAGTACCTGGGCATCGCCGGAACGCCGCCGATCCGCACCGAGTACCGCTGGTGCTGGGAGCACCAGCGCCGGATCCACGCTCTGGTGGCCGCTCACGAGATCCCCGACACCGTCATCTACGTCGAGCACGACCCGGTGTACACCGCCGGGCGCCGCACCCCACGCGAGGCCTATCCGTTCGACGGCACCCCGGTGGTTCCGGTGGACCGCGGCGGGGAGATCACCTGGCACGGTCCCGGCCAGCTGGTCGGCTACCCGATCGTCTTCCTTCAGCGCGGCATCGGGGTGGTCGATTACGTCCGGCGCGTCGAGGAGGCGATCATCCGGCTGCTGGCCGGCTACGGCCTGAGATGCGGGCGGGTCCCTGGGCGCACCGGCGTCTGGTTCCCCTCCGACGGACACGGGCCCGAACGCAAGATCTGCGCCATCGGGATCCGCGTCTCACGCCAGACCGCGCTGCACGGCTTCGCCCTCAACATCGATCCGGACACCGCCGGATTCGACAACATCATCCCCTGCGGCATCGCCGACGCCGACGTCACCACCGTGGCGCGGGAGCTGCGACGGGTGCACGGGCCCGCCACACCGGTTCCCTCCCTGGTCGAGGTGGCGCATCGCCTCGAGCCCGTCCTCGCCGAGCTGCTGGCGTTCGGGCCCTACACGATGAGTCCGGACATCCCCCGCCGCTCGCACCCCGCCTTCCTGCACCCGCTCGGCGAGTGA
- a CDS encoding cytochrome c oxidase assembly protein, producing MALCAGFIGWLRQSEPKLLGRGTPDPLTGVLHALISTAAWLCLVMTLTRLLRATLLGPDRDTHDPTRTVGRPVWRMSQAWTLAALLMVPLEAADSSGLPLAEVIADIPTHLATTPSVTAWFVMAVIGLVTSLVSLLTRTLGALLILAVAVAGSAVPVVVTGSVSVGLNHDFSTDAGAVSMIALIIAAAATASRTVGTPDTATALAGRTRTPVTVCLAVALVGQLVVWWQGLAGVDPLTTRWGLARLVLIVALAVWLAAVLAGRRSLVALELTCIAVALTVTGASGQLIPPRYLVSQTPVINYLGYPLPARPTVASLMLPGRPNLLMDFLAFAGIAGYLLAVRRVRLGGRPWQGGRVIAWILGWFIVAYLASTGLWTASSIMFSWHMLVHMLFNMLVPALLVMGAPVTLLRQAIDSGRDGLMNPRSCLDSLLNWRPAKLLFGPFTGWAVFVASFYVVYFTPIFGFLMRYHWGHQWMLLHFMAAGLLLFEYVIGLDELPTSLPHIGRLGFIITAMPFHSFFAVITMSAHQIIGRDYYLTLSVPWVRDLAANQNLGGQVTWATGEPPMAVVLLALCVQWFLSDRRDQRRLDKAEDEGLEDSLGAYNEMLARMAGQDAVAEAEETAHTHRDRPVNRDDEGASQA from the coding sequence ATGGCCCTGTGCGCCGGGTTCATCGGGTGGCTTCGCCAGTCCGAGCCGAAGCTGCTGGGGCGCGGGACCCCTGACCCGTTGACCGGTGTGCTCCACGCGCTGATCAGCACCGCCGCCTGGCTGTGCCTCGTGATGACGCTCACTCGGCTGCTTCGGGCGACCCTCCTGGGACCCGACCGCGACACCCACGATCCCACCAGGACCGTCGGAAGGCCCGTCTGGAGGATGAGCCAGGCGTGGACTCTCGCGGCCCTGCTCATGGTGCCTCTGGAGGCCGCGGACTCCTCGGGCCTGCCGCTGGCCGAGGTGATCGCCGACATACCGACCCACCTGGCCACCACCCCGTCGGTGACCGCCTGGTTCGTGATGGCGGTCATCGGCCTGGTCACCTCCCTGGTGAGCCTGCTCACCCGCACCCTCGGCGCCCTGCTGATCCTCGCCGTCGCGGTCGCGGGTTCGGCGGTGCCTGTCGTCGTCACCGGCTCGGTCTCGGTGGGGTTGAACCACGACTTCTCCACCGACGCCGGAGCCGTCTCGATGATCGCCCTGATCATCGCCGCGGCGGCCACCGCCTCACGGACCGTCGGCACCCCGGATACCGCGACCGCGCTGGCGGGCAGGACGCGGACGCCGGTGACGGTCTGCCTGGCGGTCGCCCTCGTCGGCCAGCTGGTGGTGTGGTGGCAGGGGTTGGCCGGGGTCGACCCGCTGACCACCCGTTGGGGCCTCGCCCGGCTGGTGCTGATCGTGGCACTGGCGGTCTGGCTGGCGGCGGTGCTTGCGGGCCGCCGGTCCCTGGTGGCGCTCGAGCTGACCTGCATCGCCGTGGCCCTCACCGTCACCGGCGCCTCCGGGCAGCTCATCCCTCCGCGCTACCTCGTTTCGCAGACCCCCGTCATCAACTACCTCGGGTATCCGTTGCCCGCCAGACCCACTGTCGCCTCCCTGATGCTGCCGGGCAGGCCCAACCTGCTCATGGACTTCCTGGCCTTCGCCGGGATCGCGGGATACCTGCTGGCCGTACGGAGGGTGCGCCTCGGCGGCCGGCCGTGGCAGGGCGGGCGTGTGATCGCGTGGATCCTCGGATGGTTCATCGTGGCCTACCTCGCCTCGACGGGGTTGTGGACGGCGTCCTCGATCATGTTCAGCTGGCACATGCTCGTCCACATGCTGTTCAACATGCTGGTGCCGGCGCTGCTGGTGATGGGCGCCCCGGTCACCCTGCTGCGCCAGGCGATCGATTCGGGGCGCGACGGTCTGATGAATCCTCGCTCCTGCCTGGACAGCCTGCTGAACTGGCGCCCCGCCAAGCTGCTGTTCGGCCCGTTCACCGGCTGGGCGGTCTTCGTCGCCAGCTTCTACGTGGTCTACTTCACCCCGATATTCGGCTTCCTGATGCGCTACCACTGGGGTCACCAGTGGATGCTGCTGCACTTCATGGCGGCCGGCCTGCTGCTCTTCGAGTACGTCATCGGTCTCGACGAGCTGCCCACCTCGCTGCCCCATATCGGGCGTCTCGGCTTCATCATCACGGCGATGCCCTTCCACTCCTTCTTCGCCGTCATCACCATGAGCGCCCATCAGATCATCGGTCGCGACTACTACCTCACCCTGTCCGTGCCGTGGGTCAGGGATCTGGCAGCCAACCAGAACCTCGGCGGGCAGGTCACCTGGGCCACCGGCGAGCCACCGATGGCCGTGGTGCTCCTGGCACTGTGTGTGCAGTGGTTCCTGTCGGACCGGCGCGACCAGCGCCGACTCGACAAGGCCGAGGACGAGGGGCTGGAGGACTCCTTGGGCGCGTACAACGAGATGCTTGCCCGGATGGCGGGCCAGGACGCCGTCGCCGAGGCCGAGGAGACCGCCCACACCCACCGCGACCGGCCCGTCAACCGGGACGATGAAGGGGCCTCCCAGGCATGA